The following are encoded together in the Sparus aurata chromosome 1, fSpaAur1.1, whole genome shotgun sequence genome:
- the LOC115584671 gene encoding cAMP-specific 3',5'-cyclic phosphodiesterase 4C-like, translating into MKKSRSVLSVTGEEGNDTDITGAGEKAESSRYSRSYTSGATLGAELRRGRSRRLSSSLQVPCWLRPRDRTRSPEVLNNVSRPTTLPLRIPPRISITQADTDSYEAENGVSPGHTPLGSQSPGLTLHTSFPQGQRRESFLYRSDSDYDMSPKTVSRNSSLTSEGHTGEDFIVTPFAQVLASLRSVRSNFTILANVSTPTVKRSPLGGVCASPRATLSDQQYQQLALDTLEELDWCLDQLETIQTHRSVSEMASNKFKRMLNRELSHLSEMSRSGNQVSEYISSTFMDKQNDVEIPSPTLKDKPMSHISGVRKLSHSSSLSSSSMPRFGVNTDHEDELAKELEDLNKWGFNIFRVAEFSNNRPLSCIMYTIFQERELLKTFRIPVDTFVTYVMTLEDHYHGNVAYHNSLHAADVTQSTHVLLSTPALDAVFTDLEILAALFAAAIHDVDHPGVSNQFLINTNSELALMYNDESVLENHHLAVGFKLLHQENCDIFQNLTKRQRQSLRKLVIDMVLATDMSKHMTLLADLKTMVETKKVTSSGVLLLDHYTERIQVLRNMVHCADLSNPTKTLPLYQQWTERIMEEFFRQGDKERERGMEISAMCDKHTASVEKSQVGFIDYIVHPLWETWADLVHPDAQELLDTLEENREWYLNTMPQSPSPPPDRHLQHDRFQFELTLEDLEHNNHNHINLGNSGQNAICDNGDKDQDEQGELKGDEENHVETENEDEENHNSEHNGVQEEEEEDTGEEEEEVKENAEEGDEHGEDQVEEEEGGQTDEIEEEANDAAEDEEAKEDEEGDQEQVEGDEDGEGEELLEGEEVEVEGEMENEEADTEENVEKEEEETEEKEEEEAAEMEENVEQEEDGETEEKAEEEEEEEGETENAGEEEEAEEEEEGPVEDVEEEEEVNEEEDS; encoded by the exons GGCAATGACACAGATATAACAGGTGCTGGGGAGAAGGCGGAGTCATCTCGCTACAGCCGATCTTACACGTCCGGGGCCACACTGGGGGCCGAGCTACGCAGAGGGAGGAGCAGAAGACTCTCGTCGAGTCTCCAG GTACCCTGCTGGCTTCGCCCTCGGGACCGCACTCGATCACCAGAGGTCCTGAACAATGTGTCGCGTCCAACAACTCTTCCCCTCCGCATCCCACCTCGCATCTCCATCACACAGGCAGACACCGACAG TTATGAAGCAGAGAATGGCGTGTCACCGGGTCACACCCCGCTGGGTTCGCAGAGTCCAGGCCTCACCCTGCACACCTCCTTCCCCCAGGGCCAGAGGAGAGAGTCCTTCCTCTACCGCTCCGACTCGGACTACGACATGTCGCCCAAGACGGTTTCACGtaactcctccctcaccagTGAAGG gCACACAGGAGAGGACTTCATCGTGACACCTTTCGCTCAA GTACTGGCCAGTCTACGATCAGTACGGAGCAACTTCACCATCCTTGCCAACGTCTCAACCCCAACAGTCAA GAGGTCTCCTCTGGGTGGAGTGTGTGCCAGTCCCAGGGCCACACTGTCAGACCAGCAGTACCAGCAGCTCGCACTGGACACACTGGAGGAGCTGGACTGGTGTTTGGACCAGCTGGAGACCATCCAGACACACCGCTCCGTCAGCGAAATGGCCTCCAACAAG TTTAAGAGGATGTTGAACAGAGAGCTGTCCCACCTGTCAGAGATGAGTCGCTCTGGTAACCAGGTGTCTGAATAcatctccagcaccttcatgg ACAAGCAGAACGATGTGGAAATCCCGTCTCCTACTCTGAAAGACAAACCTATGAGTCACATCAGTGGAGTGAGGAAACTGTCTCACAGCTCCAGCCTCTCCAGCTCTTCAATGCCTCGCTTCGGTGTCAACACAGACCACGAGGACGAGCTCGCCAAG GAGTTGGAGGACCTGAACAAGTGGGGTTTTAACATATTCAGAGTTGCAGAATTCTCCAACAACAGGCCTCTCAGCTGCATCATGTACACCATCTTCCAG gAGCGAGAGCTGTTGAAGACGTTTCGTATCCCGGTCGACACCTTTGTCACTTACGTGATGACCCTGGAGGACCATTACCATGGAAACGTAGCGTACCACAACAGCCtccatgctgcagatgtcaccCAGTCCACACATGTCCTCCTCTCCACGCCTGCTCTGGAT GCCGTCTTCACCGACCTGGAGATCCTCGCCGCTCTGTTCGCTGCAGCTATCCATGATGTCGATCACCCCGGAGTTTCCAATCAGTTCCTCATCAACACCa ACTCGGAGCTGGCCCTCATGTATAACGATGAGTCAGTGTTGGAGAACCACCACCTCGCCGTCGGCTTCAAGCTGCTGCACCAAGAAAACTGTGACATCTTTCAGAATCTCACCAAGCGACAGCGCCAGAGCCTTCGCAAGCTCGTCATCGATATG GTGTTGGCCACAGACATGTCCAAACACATGACCCTACTGGCTGATTTGAAGACCATGGTGGAGACCAAGAAGGTGACCAGCTCTGGAGTGCTGCTCCTGGACCACTACACAGAACGGATACAG GTGCTGAGGAACATGGTGCACTGTGCAGACCTGAGCAACCCAACCAAGACGTTGCCGTTATACCAGCAGTGGACGGAGAGGATCATGGAGGAGTTCTTTCGGCAGGGCGAcaaagagcgagagagggggATGGAGATCAGCGCCATGTGTGACAAACACACTGCGTCAGTGGAGAAGAGTCAG gTGGGTTTCATCGACTACATCGTCCACCCGCTGTGGGAGACGTGGGCTGACCTCGTTCATCCAGACGCTCAGGAGCTGCTGGACACGCTGGAGGAGAACAGGGAGTGGTATCTGAACACCATGCCCCAGTCTCCCTCGCCTCCCCCGGACAGACACCTACAACACGACCGCTTCCAGTTCGAACTCACCCTGGAGGACCTGGAGCACAACAATCACAACCACATCAACCTGGGGAACAGCGGCCAGAATGCCATCTGCGACAACGGCGACAAAGACCAGGACGAGCAGGGGGAGCTGAAAGGTGACGAGGAGAACCACGTGGAAACCGAGAATGAGGACGAGGAGAATCACAATAGCGAACACAACGGAGtccaagaggaagaggaggaggacactggagaagaagaggaagaggtgaaGGAGAACGCAGAGGAGGGGGATGAACATGGAGAGGAccaagtagaagaagaagagggaggacagacagatgaaATAGAGGAGGAAGCGAACGATGCAGCGGAGGATGAAGAGGCCAAAGAAGATGAGGAGGGAGACCAAGAGCAGGTGGAGGGTGATGAGGATGGGGAAGGTGAGGAACTGTTGGAGGgggaagaggtggaggtggaaggGGAAATGGAAAATGAGGAGGCAGATACGGAGGAGAATgtggaaaaagaggaggaagagacagaagagaaagaagaggaggaggcagcagagatGGAGGAAAATGTAGAACAAGAAGAGGATGGCGAGACAGAGGAGaaagcggaggaggaggaggaggaggaaggagaaacgGAAAAtgctggagaggaagaggaggcagaagaggaggaagaggggccTGTTGAGGAtgtagaggaagaagaagaagtgaacgAGGAAGAAGACAGTTAG
- the LOC115584824 gene encoding ADP-ribosylation factor-binding protein GGA3-like isoform X2: MNNCGKRFHSEAAKFRFLNELIKVLTPKYFGAWTPQKVKDRVTEVLYGWTLWLKKEPKIQEAYRMLKKQGIVKKDPKLPQTVIMAPPPQRTEDSVFDQEDKATLLARLLKSARPEDLETANRLIKSTIKEEQEKAEKVSKRESTLKEVESSTKQLRDLLEQHTITGTSLGPSGDVKTLYERCDRLRPALFRLASDTMDDDAALAQILAANDELTLAVNAYKEKVGSKECNGGRERSRSEEEMEGITKAPTSPREIKSYHLIDLSALDSPQTHRKTDSPPSFESSSPMFASLMESFDPVADQDFNELELDNGVSKQTQETSRSYYEELLQLNGDIQIKNPEQNGGRCLVLRARGSGGSSATSNGTNIWSLPHDQQFTGSESTFKAQKQLGEVSGSPVKLEENSRSPQALKNIFVPMETIKPSNLEPITVFDQGGIHVSLHFAKDSPPGHPGVAVVVISTVNTSALHVKDFMFQAAVPKTMLVKLQPASGTNLPPYNPLLPPPAVSQVLILANPQQRKVRLRFKLTLTHGDQQLDETGEIDNFPDWNSLIGHQRI; the protein is encoded by the exons ATGAACAACTGTGGAAAGAGGTTTCACAGCGAGGCTGCCAAGTTTCGCTTTCTCAATGAACTCATCAAAGTTTTAACACCAAAG TATTTTGGCGCCTGGACTCCACAGAAAGTTAAAGACAGAGTGACAGAGGTCCTCTACGGCTGGACTCTTTGGCTTAAAAAAGAACCAAAGATTCAGGAAGCCTACCGCATGCTCAAGAAACAAG GTATTGTGAAGAAAGATCCCAAGTTACCACAAACGGTAATAATGGCGCCTCCGCCACAAAGAACAGAGGACTCTGTTTTTGACCAGGAGGACAAGGCAAcc CTGTTAGCCAGATTATTAAAAAGTGCCCGTCCTGAAGACCTGGAAACTGCAAACAGACTTATTAAAAGCACAATCAAAGAG gagcaggagaaGGCAGAGAAAGTGTCAAAGCGTGAATCGACTCTGAAGGAGGTGGAGAGCAGCACCAAACAGCTCAGAGATCTACTGGAGCAGCACACAATCACTGGAACCTCGTTAGGGCCGAGTGGCGATGTGAAG ACCCTATATGAGCGCTGTGACCGACTGAGGCCCGCCTTGTTCCGCCTGGCAAGTGACACGATGGACGACGACGCAGCTCTGGCACAGATCCTGGCCGCTAACGACGAGCTGACCCTCGCAGTGAATGCCTACAAAGAAAAAGTGGGGAGCAAGGAGTGTAATGGTGGAAGAGAAAGAAGCAGAAGTGAGGAAGAAATGGAGGGTATAACTAAAG CTCCGACGAGTCCCAGAGAGATTAAAAGCTACCACCTCATCGACCTGTCAGCACTGGACTCTCCACAGACGCACAGAAAAACTGATTCACCACCATCCTTCGAGTCCTCTTCGCCCATGTTTGCCTCTCTTATGGAAAGTTTCGACCCTGTAGCCGACCAGGACTTTAATGAATTAG AGTTGGATAATGGCGTCTCAAAACAGACTCAAGAGACGTCGAGATCATATTATGAGGAACTGCTGCAG CTTAATGGAGACATTCAGATAAAGAATCCTGAGCAGAACGGAGGGAGATGCCTGGTACTGAGAGCTCGTGGGAGTGGTGGGAGCAGTGCAACATCAAATGGGACAAACATTTG GTCACTCCCTCACGATCAACAGTTTACAGGGTCTGAATCAACATTCAAAGCACAGAAACAACTCGGTGAAGTGTCGGGCTCTCCAGTGAAATTAGAGGAGAACTCACGCTCCCCTCAAGCCCTGAAAAACATCTTTGTTCCAATGGAGACCATCAAACCGA GTAACCTCGAGCCGATCACTGTGTTCGATCAGGGCGGGATCCACGTCTCTCTTCATTTTGCAAAAGACTCTCCGCCGGGTCACCCAGGTGTTGCTGTAGTCGTCATCTCCACTGTGAACACATCTGCCCTCCATGTGAAAGACTTTATGTTTCAAGCTGCTGTTCCAAAG acCATGTTAGTGAAACTTCAGCCAGCCTCAGGGACAAACCTACCTCCTTACAACCCCCTCCTGCCTCCACCTGCCGTCTCCCAGGTCCTCATATTGGCTAATCCTCAGCAG CGGAAGGTGCGTCTACGCTTCAAGTTGACCCTGACACATGGAGACCAACAGCTGGATGAAACCGGAGAGATCGACAACTTTCCTGACTGGAACTCTTTAATTGGCCACCAAAGAATTTAA
- the LOC115584824 gene encoding ADP-ribosylation factor-binding protein GGA3-like isoform X1 codes for MATGDSQPTLESLLSQATDPNNQEDRWDCIQGFYELVNQEADGPQVAIRLLSHKIQSPQEKEALQALTVLEACMNNCGKRFHSEAAKFRFLNELIKVLTPKYFGAWTPQKVKDRVTEVLYGWTLWLKKEPKIQEAYRMLKKQGIVKKDPKLPQTVIMAPPPQRTEDSVFDQEDKATLLARLLKSARPEDLETANRLIKSTIKEEQEKAEKVSKRESTLKEVESSTKQLRDLLEQHTITGTSLGPSGDVKTLYERCDRLRPALFRLASDTMDDDAALAQILAANDELTLAVNAYKEKVGSKECNGGRERSRSEEEMEGITKAPTSPREIKSYHLIDLSALDSPQTHRKTDSPPSFESSSPMFASLMESFDPVADQDFNELELDNGVSKQTQETSRSYYEELLQLNGDIQIKNPEQNGGRCLVLRARGSGGSSATSNGTNIWSLPHDQQFTGSESTFKAQKQLGEVSGSPVKLEENSRSPQALKNIFVPMETIKPSNLEPITVFDQGGIHVSLHFAKDSPPGHPGVAVVVISTVNTSALHVKDFMFQAAVPKTMLVKLQPASGTNLPPYNPLLPPPAVSQVLILANPQQRKVRLRFKLTLTHGDQQLDETGEIDNFPDWNSLIGHQRI; via the exons ATGGCGACCGGTGACAGCCAGCCAACTTTGGAGTCGTTGCTCA GCCAGGCCACAGACCCAAATAATCAGGAGGACAGATGGGACTGCATCCAGGGCTTTTACGAGCTTGTCAACCAAGAGGCCGATGG CCCACAGGTAGCCATTCGTCTTCTCTCCCATAAAATCCAGTCGCCACAGGAGAAAGAGGCACTGCAGGCTCTGACT GTCCTTGAGGCATGTATGAACAACTGTGGAAAGAGGTTTCACAGCGAGGCTGCCAAGTTTCGCTTTCTCAATGAACTCATCAAAGTTTTAACACCAAAG TATTTTGGCGCCTGGACTCCACAGAAAGTTAAAGACAGAGTGACAGAGGTCCTCTACGGCTGGACTCTTTGGCTTAAAAAAGAACCAAAGATTCAGGAAGCCTACCGCATGCTCAAGAAACAAG GTATTGTGAAGAAAGATCCCAAGTTACCACAAACGGTAATAATGGCGCCTCCGCCACAAAGAACAGAGGACTCTGTTTTTGACCAGGAGGACAAGGCAAcc CTGTTAGCCAGATTATTAAAAAGTGCCCGTCCTGAAGACCTGGAAACTGCAAACAGACTTATTAAAAGCACAATCAAAGAG gagcaggagaaGGCAGAGAAAGTGTCAAAGCGTGAATCGACTCTGAAGGAGGTGGAGAGCAGCACCAAACAGCTCAGAGATCTACTGGAGCAGCACACAATCACTGGAACCTCGTTAGGGCCGAGTGGCGATGTGAAG ACCCTATATGAGCGCTGTGACCGACTGAGGCCCGCCTTGTTCCGCCTGGCAAGTGACACGATGGACGACGACGCAGCTCTGGCACAGATCCTGGCCGCTAACGACGAGCTGACCCTCGCAGTGAATGCCTACAAAGAAAAAGTGGGGAGCAAGGAGTGTAATGGTGGAAGAGAAAGAAGCAGAAGTGAGGAAGAAATGGAGGGTATAACTAAAG CTCCGACGAGTCCCAGAGAGATTAAAAGCTACCACCTCATCGACCTGTCAGCACTGGACTCTCCACAGACGCACAGAAAAACTGATTCACCACCATCCTTCGAGTCCTCTTCGCCCATGTTTGCCTCTCTTATGGAAAGTTTCGACCCTGTAGCCGACCAGGACTTTAATGAATTAG AGTTGGATAATGGCGTCTCAAAACAGACTCAAGAGACGTCGAGATCATATTATGAGGAACTGCTGCAG CTTAATGGAGACATTCAGATAAAGAATCCTGAGCAGAACGGAGGGAGATGCCTGGTACTGAGAGCTCGTGGGAGTGGTGGGAGCAGTGCAACATCAAATGGGACAAACATTTG GTCACTCCCTCACGATCAACAGTTTACAGGGTCTGAATCAACATTCAAAGCACAGAAACAACTCGGTGAAGTGTCGGGCTCTCCAGTGAAATTAGAGGAGAACTCACGCTCCCCTCAAGCCCTGAAAAACATCTTTGTTCCAATGGAGACCATCAAACCGA GTAACCTCGAGCCGATCACTGTGTTCGATCAGGGCGGGATCCACGTCTCTCTTCATTTTGCAAAAGACTCTCCGCCGGGTCACCCAGGTGTTGCTGTAGTCGTCATCTCCACTGTGAACACATCTGCCCTCCATGTGAAAGACTTTATGTTTCAAGCTGCTGTTCCAAAG acCATGTTAGTGAAACTTCAGCCAGCCTCAGGGACAAACCTACCTCCTTACAACCCCCTCCTGCCTCCACCTGCCGTCTCCCAGGTCCTCATATTGGCTAATCCTCAGCAG CGGAAGGTGCGTCTACGCTTCAAGTTGACCCTGACACATGGAGACCAACAGCTGGATGAAACCGGAGAGATCGACAACTTTCCTGACTGGAACTCTTTAATTGGCCACCAAAGAATTTAA
- the ears2 gene encoding nondiscriminating glutamyl-tRNA synthetase EARS2, mitochondrial, which yields MKLLTQRCVQCLTAVRYRRVNINLNIHLMRCCSTVQGEVRVRFGPSPTGFLHLGGLRTALYNYIFAKKYGGSFILRLEDTDQSRVVPGAAESIEEMLEWAGIPPDESPRRGGPVGPYMQSQRLDLYSRTAQQLVESNHAYYCFCSSQRLELLKKEALRTGQTPRYDNRCSHLRAEQVQEKLAQGVPHVIRFCLEEGAEPFQDLVFGLNHHEVAQVEGDPVIMKADGFPTYHLANVVDDHYMRISHVLRGSEWLISTSKHLLMYRALGWQPPTFGHLPLLMNKDGSKLSKRQGDIFIQSFQTDGVLPEALLDITTHCGSGFNTTRVGRRIDELISEFNPSKITTHSAMLDLEKLPEVNRIHLKHRIEDEDQCRVLIKDLQEQIKQAYPAEIQDEEVLHEDYIRRMLQFRKGHISSLKELLSPTYSYMWVRPSFSNQQVAALTTEAQHIASLVLKLVAEGGEELATDQLSKDLKTVAKQTKATKYREVMKLLRLALSGLQQGPSVAEMMVCLGPAEINHRFQKLVQLSETS from the exons ATGAAGCTGTTAACTCAGAGATGTGTTCAGTGTCTGACAGCGGTCAGATACAGGCGGGTTAACATCAACCTGAACATCCACCTCATGAGATGCTGCTCCACGGTTCAAGGTGAAGTGAGGGTCAGGTTCGGACCCAGTCCCACAG GTTTCTTACACCTCGGAGGCCTCCGAACGGCTCTCTACAATTACATCTTTGCCAAGAAGTACGGAGGCTCGTTCATCCTCAGACTGGAGGACACAGATCAGAGCCGAGTGGTACCGGGAGCTGCAGAGTCCATAGAGGAAATGCTGGAGTGGGCTG GTATTCCTCCAGATGAAAGTCCTCGTCGAGGTGGCCCGGTGGGTCCGTACATGCAGTCTCAGAGACTCGACCTCTACAGTCGGACAGCCCAGCAGCTTGTGGAGAGTAATCACGCCTACTACTGTTTCTGCAGCTCTCAGAGACTCGAACTGCTCAAAAAAGAGGCCTTAAGGACCGGACAGACACCTAG GTATGATAACAGGTGTAGTCACCTTCGGGCCGAGCAGGTCCAGGAGAAACTGGCTCAGGGAGTGCCGCACGTGATCAGGTTTTGTCTGGAAGAAGGTGCGGAGCCTTTTCAGGATCTCGTGTTTGGATTGAATCATCATGAGGTGGCCCAG GTGGAGGGGGACCCTGTAATCATGAAAGCAGACGGTTTTCCCACCTATCACCTCGCTAACGTAGTGGATGATCATTACATGAGGATCAGTCATGTGCTGCGGGGGTCCGAGTGGCTCATCTCAACCTCTAAACATCTACTCATGTACCGGGCTCTTGGATGGCAGCCGCCGACCTTCGGGCATTTGCCGCTCCTGATGAACAAGGACGGCAGCAAACTGTCCAAACGGCAGGGGGACATATTCATTCAGAGCTTCCAGACAGACGGAGTTCTGCCGGAGGCTCTGCTGGATATCACAACCCACTGTGGATCTGGATTCAACA CCACTCGAGTTGGGAGGAGGATCGATGAGCTGATCTCTGAGTTTAATCCCTCAAAGATCACGACTCACTCCGCTATGTTAGACCTGGAAAAACTACCAGAGGTCAACAG AATCCACCTGAAGCACCGTATTGAAGATGAAGATCAGTGCCGTGTGCTGATCAAAGATCTGCAGGAACAGATCAAGCAGGCCTACCCAGCAGAGATCCAGGATGAAGAAGTGCTGCATGAGGATTATATCAGGCGGATGCTACAGTTTCGTAAG gGTCACATATCTTCCCTTAAGGAGCTTCTAAGTCCTACTTACTCCTACATGTGGGTGCGACCTTCCTTCTCtaaccagcaggtggcagcgcTCACTACAGAGGCCCAGCACATAGCCTCATTAGTGCTGAA attAGTAGCCGAGGGAGGCGAGGAGCTGGCAACGGATCAGCTCAGTAAAGATCTGAAGACTGTAGCCAAGCAGACTAAAGCCACGAAATACAGAGAAGTGATGAAGCTGTTACGTCTGGCTCTCAGTGGTCTGCAG CAAGGGCCCAGTGTTGCTGAGATGATGGTGTGTTTGGGGCCTGCAGAGATCAACCATCGATTCCAGAAACTTGTTCAGCTGTCAGAGACTAGTTAA